In Sebaldella sp. S0638, a genomic segment contains:
- a CDS encoding major capsid protein encodes MYDLKTLIAALLQTKRPNLFLWTLLMGSVETHKTRKFEIHFKKSRRIMAPFTAPYIGGELLEKEGFEVREFEPGIIKPFRRANANELLEQQFGQTIYGNAVSGADEGLTQVAKELKELDEAIIRRELWMLGQYLSTGIVPMKGKTTDRAIKYGSANIEVLGGTDKWDNAGSNPIEDIRRWQLQIQEDTGVIVDSVVLTPKAAKAFRNHAKVIEQLKLTQADQLRVNPRSLGDGTTFLGTIPDLNVDIYTYVDWVVNPLTMQNESIIPDGGVIACRAKSMSVHYGAIAQMVDKKKQIFVGTRIPKHWVDEAEDNEYLRLASAPLIVPEDVDAHYYSKVV; translated from the coding sequence ATGTATGACTTAAAAACATTAATAGCAGCATTACTACAAACAAAAAGACCTAATTTATTTTTATGGACTTTATTAATGGGATCAGTAGAAACACATAAGACAAGAAAATTTGAAATTCATTTCAAGAAATCAAGAAGAATAATGGCACCATTTACAGCACCGTATATAGGCGGAGAACTTTTAGAAAAAGAAGGTTTTGAAGTAAGAGAATTTGAACCAGGAATAATAAAACCTTTTAGACGGGCAAATGCAAATGAACTTCTTGAACAGCAATTCGGGCAGACAATATATGGAAATGCTGTAAGCGGAGCTGACGAAGGACTAACACAAGTTGCAAAAGAATTAAAGGAGCTGGATGAAGCAATAATAAGAAGAGAGTTGTGGATGTTAGGACAGTACCTGTCTACTGGAATTGTACCAATGAAAGGGAAAACAACAGACAGGGCCATAAAATATGGTTCTGCTAACATAGAAGTACTGGGAGGAACAGACAAATGGGATAATGCCGGAAGTAATCCAATTGAGGATATAAGAAGATGGCAGTTACAAATACAGGAAGATACAGGAGTAATAGTAGATAGTGTGGTTTTAACTCCAAAAGCAGCAAAAGCTTTCAGAAATCATGCAAAAGTAATAGAGCAGTTAAAATTGACACAGGCAGACCAATTAAGAGTAAATCCACGTAGTTTAGGTGATGGAACAACATTTTTAGGAACAATACCGGATTTGAATGTGGATATTTATACTTATGTTGACTGGGTTGTAAATCCCTTAACAATGCAAAATGAATCAATAATTCCGGATGGCGGAGTTATAGCCTGCAGGGCAAAATCAATGTCAGTTCATTATGGGGCAATAGCACAAATGGTAGATAAGAAAAAACAAATTTTCGTAGGTACTAGAATACCGAAACATTGGGTAGATGAAGCAGAAGATAATGAGTATTTAAGATTAGCTTCGGCACCGCTTATTGTACCAGAAGATGTTGATGCACATTATTATTCAAAGGTGGTGTAA